A stretch of Cicer arietinum cultivar CDC Frontier isolate Library 1 chromosome 5, Cicar.CDCFrontier_v2.0, whole genome shotgun sequence DNA encodes these proteins:
- the LOC140920234 gene encoding uncharacterized protein produces the protein MDEQKSSEVTHELRWLSRGPSEVVRRYTGYAINGFRFHTKKRERFLKTQNSGVVVKTKTSTDEINYYGAITDILLLDYSGKYKFVLFKCDWVDINKGIKKDKFGMTLVNFKFLKHTGKNICDDPFVFASQAKKVFYIYDERNKDWLVVLNAKVRDIYDMGDEESNEIEEIHGQLMGDTSEATQNVNDLVRLQVEDDNDFFEVVDVDNMDDDEDNEDDEEDE, from the coding sequence ATGGATGAACAAAAGAGCTCAGAAGTTACTCATGAACTTAGATGGTTATCCCGTGGACCATCTGAGGTAGTAAGAAGATACACAGGTTATGCGATTAATGGTTTTAGATTCCACacaaagaagagagagagatttttgaaaacacaaaatAGTGGAGTTGTTGTAAAGACAAAGACCTCAACAGATGAAATTAATTACTATGGGGCAATAACTGATATACTGCTGTTGGATTATTCTGGAAAgtacaagtttgtgttatttaaatgTGATTGGGTTGATATTAATAAAGGTATCAAGAAAGATAAGTTTGGTATGACGCttgtcaatttcaaatttttaaaacatactgGGAAAAATATTTGTGATGACCCATTTGTGTTTGCATCACAAGCTAAAAAggtgttttatatatatgatgagAGAAACAAGGATTGGCTTGTTGTTCTCAATGCAAAAGTTAGAGATATCTATGATATGGGTGATGAGGAATctaatgaaattgaagaaattcaTGGGCAACTAATGGGCGATACAAGTGAAGCTactcaaaatgttaatgatttggTTAGGCTTCAAGTTGAAGAcgataatgatttttttgaagttgttgatgttgataatatggatgatgatgaagataatgaagatgatgaggAAGACGAATGA